From the Lolium rigidum isolate FL_2022 chromosome 2, APGP_CSIRO_Lrig_0.1, whole genome shotgun sequence genome, one window contains:
- the LOC124688642 gene encoding anaphase-promoting complex subunit 4-like isoform X2, with amino-acid sequence MAEEQMEEAASSSAAASGTPFQLQFDKPIPFQIKLAEWNPEKDLLAMVTDDSKVLLHRFNWQRLWTISPGKSITSICWSPDGKVVALGTEDGLVLLHDVENGKMLRSTKSHDVAVVCLNWVEDEPLSRTDKDDLLSYEDRTTRFFPPAPVMPRVGGLNSGDTGLADENEEAIQAFSSAFCQRFNILSSGDKDGCICFSIFGIFPVGKININKVPIHVQFSQYKTSYRLQGASISKVSLSTNLHQLVLLCCGKLINTEKLSISKDISVGLHCVHLDTSIFSNRKNELHQVSQQASSIQDLVEVVRASISMMSKQWSNAMNLFHEKFSALPSLITAHGMESSSEDEFLSLLFGTRTSPALHQFLVSSLGEVGLKRIAKAIDSAGRELRIVVSEHLQPAVEIISFRLAELRGLARWCSRFQNIGLDEKLMDGVTEKVGMLIVQVERFSRVAATVLYLFQNFFSWVLKCVKILLSEPTDQVPPANSELVVIFLKFLLDKDPIKQLLETDQIFECDIDTARQVEQLVVFGGFTDTQFLERSLAKQFSELEESLKEAFLMPFTTISSQIHCQGLLPLYPVTSSEALSSTCTASSISFYKDEDSQHSPCSYSLTDYICFKIPDGSLNLRNCIGVIKNFCNSRSTISTPSLSGFLLRMPDEYECVDLSLYKDNQVVLLLSGKFSSESPGRSLMVMLQIENFPFSQLSRTLPTNCNSLQELVALELQLDTDHGKVRSIPHLLSTPLAVSASRGVACIFSSRRHALVYILDEDEDEGEDEDSEME; translated from the exons GGAAGTCCATCACATCTATTTGCTGGAGCCCTGATGGTAAAGTAGTAGCGCTTGGTACAGAAGATGGTTTGGTTCTTTTGCATGATGTTGAG AATGGCAAGATGTTACGAAGTACTAAGTCTCACGATGTCGCCGTTGTATGTTTGAATTGGGTGGAAGATGAACCACTCTCAAGG ACTGACAAGGATGACCTGTTATCTTATGAAGACCGCACAACCCGTTTCTTTCCTCCTGCTCCCGTGATGCCTAGGGTAGGTGGGCTAAATTCAGGGGATACTGGTCTTGCGGATGAGAATGAAGAAGCCATTCAGGCGTTTTCAAGTGCTTTCTGTCAACGTTTTAATATTCTGTCCAGTGGTGATAAAGATGGTTGCATTTGCTTCAGTATTTTTGGAATATTTCCAGTTGGAAAGATA AACATAAATAAGGTTCCAATTCATGTACAATTCTCTCAATATAAAACCAGTTACCGACTCCAGGGTGCTTCCATAAGCAAG GTATCTTTATCCACAAACCTCCATCAGTTGGTTCTTCTGTGCTGTGGAAAGCTGATTAATACTGAGAAACTTTCTATCAGTAAAGATATTTCTGTTGGGTTACATTGCGTGCACCTGGATACTTCTATCTTTTCCAACAG GAAAAATGAGCTCCATCAGGTGTCCCAACAAGCGTCAAGTATTCAGGATCTGGTCGAAGTTGTCCGCGCCTCCATATCGATGATGTCCAAACAATGGTCAAATGCTATGAACTTATTTCATGAGAAATTTAGCGCCTTGCCTTCTCTCATCACTGCCCATG GGATGGAATCTAGCTCTGAGGATGAGTTTTTGAGTCTTTTGTTTGGGACACGTACAAGTCCAGCGCTACACCAATTTCTAGTCAGCTCCCTTGGTGAAGTG GGTCTCAAGAGGATAGCTAAGGCTATTGACAGTGCTGGAAGAGAACTTCGTATTGTTGTCAGTGAGCATCTTCAG CCTGCAGTCGAAATTATTTCATTCAGACTTGCAGAACTGAGAGGTCTTGCAAGATGGTGTTCACGATTTCAGAACATTGGGTTAGATGAAAAGCTTATGGATGGTGTAACTGAGAAAGTAGGGATGCTGATTGTGCAAGTCGAGCGCTTTTCTAGGGTTGCAGCTACAGTTCTTTATctg TTTCAAAATTTCTTCAGCTGGGTATTGAAGTGTGTTAAGATATTATTAAGTGAACCAACTGATCAAGTACCACCAGCAAACAG TGAACTTGTGGTGATTTTTCTGAAGTTTCTTCTTGATAAAGATCCAATCAAACAGTTACTCGAAACAGATCAGATATTTGAATGTGATAT AGATACTGCAAGACAAGTTGAGCAGCTAGTAGTTTTCGGAGGATTTACGGACACCCAATTTTTGGAAAGGAGTTTGGCCAAACAATTTAGCGAATTGGAAGAAAG CTTGAAGGAGGCTTTCTTGATGCCATTCACCACCATTTCTTCGCAAATACATTGTCAAGGATTGCTTCCTCTTTACCCTGTTACATCGTCTGAGGCCTTGTCATCAACCTGTACCGCATCGTCAATTTCCTTCTATAAG GATGAAGATTCTCAGCATAGCCCGTGTTCATATAGCTTGACTGACTACATATGCTTCAAGATACCTGATGGATCGTTAAATTTAAGAAATTGCATTGGTGTGATAAAGAACTTCTGCAACTCACGCAGTACCATCAGCACACCATCACTTTCAGGTTTTCTGCTGCGTATGCCTGACGAATATGAGTGTGTTGATCTGTCTCTTTACAAG GACAACCAGGTGGTCTTACTGCTGAGTGGAAAGTTCAGTTCTGAAAGTCCGGGAAGATCTTTGATGGTTATGCTGCAGATAGAAAACTTTCCTTTTTCACAGCTCTCAAGAACACTCCCTACAAATTGTAACAGTCTCCAAGAATTGGTG GCACTGGAACTCCAATTGGACACAGATCATGGAAAAGTTCGTAGCATACCTCACCTTTTGTCTACTCCGCTGGCAGTCAGTG CCTCAAGAGGAGTGGCTTGCATCTTCTCGTCACGGAGGCATGCTTTGGTCTATATCCTtgatgaggatgaggacgagggcgAGGATGAAGATTCTGAGATGGAGTGA
- the LOC124688642 gene encoding anaphase-promoting complex subunit 4-like isoform X1, with protein MAEEQMEEAASSSAAASGTPFQLQFDKPIPFQIKLAEWNPEKDLLAMVTDDSKVLLHRFNWQRLWTISPGKSITSICWSPDGKVVALGTEDGLVLLHDVENGKMLRSTKSHDVAVVCLNWVEDEPLSRTDKDDLLSYEDRTTRFFPPAPVMPRVGGLNSGDTGLADENEEAIQAFSSAFCQRFNILSSGDKDGCICFSIFGIFPVGKININKVPIHVQFSQYKTSYRLQGASISKVSLSTNLHQLVLLCCGKLINTEKLSISKDISVGLHCVHLDTSIFSNRKNELHQVSQQASSIQDLVEVVRASISMMSKQWSNAMNLFHEKFSALPSLITAHGMESSSEDEFLSLLFGTRTSPALHQFLVSSLGEVGLKRIAKAIDSAGRELRIVVSEHLQPAVEIISFRLAELRGLARWCSRFQNIGLDEKLMDGVTEKVGMLIVQVERFSRVAATVLYLFQNFFSWVLKCVKILLSEPTDQVPPANSELVVIFLKFLLDKDPIKQLLETDQIFECDIDTARQVEQLVVFGGFTDTQFLERSLAKQFSELEESLKEAFLMPFTTISSQIHCQGLLPLYPVTSSEALSSTCTASSISFYKQDEDSQHSPCSYSLTDYICFKIPDGSLNLRNCIGVIKNFCNSRSTISTPSLSGFLLRMPDEYECVDLSLYKDNQVVLLLSGKFSSESPGRSLMVMLQIENFPFSQLSRTLPTNCNSLQELVALELQLDTDHGKVRSIPHLLSTPLAVSASRGVACIFSSRRHALVYILDEDEDEGEDEDSEME; from the exons GGAAGTCCATCACATCTATTTGCTGGAGCCCTGATGGTAAAGTAGTAGCGCTTGGTACAGAAGATGGTTTGGTTCTTTTGCATGATGTTGAG AATGGCAAGATGTTACGAAGTACTAAGTCTCACGATGTCGCCGTTGTATGTTTGAATTGGGTGGAAGATGAACCACTCTCAAGG ACTGACAAGGATGACCTGTTATCTTATGAAGACCGCACAACCCGTTTCTTTCCTCCTGCTCCCGTGATGCCTAGGGTAGGTGGGCTAAATTCAGGGGATACTGGTCTTGCGGATGAGAATGAAGAAGCCATTCAGGCGTTTTCAAGTGCTTTCTGTCAACGTTTTAATATTCTGTCCAGTGGTGATAAAGATGGTTGCATTTGCTTCAGTATTTTTGGAATATTTCCAGTTGGAAAGATA AACATAAATAAGGTTCCAATTCATGTACAATTCTCTCAATATAAAACCAGTTACCGACTCCAGGGTGCTTCCATAAGCAAG GTATCTTTATCCACAAACCTCCATCAGTTGGTTCTTCTGTGCTGTGGAAAGCTGATTAATACTGAGAAACTTTCTATCAGTAAAGATATTTCTGTTGGGTTACATTGCGTGCACCTGGATACTTCTATCTTTTCCAACAG GAAAAATGAGCTCCATCAGGTGTCCCAACAAGCGTCAAGTATTCAGGATCTGGTCGAAGTTGTCCGCGCCTCCATATCGATGATGTCCAAACAATGGTCAAATGCTATGAACTTATTTCATGAGAAATTTAGCGCCTTGCCTTCTCTCATCACTGCCCATG GGATGGAATCTAGCTCTGAGGATGAGTTTTTGAGTCTTTTGTTTGGGACACGTACAAGTCCAGCGCTACACCAATTTCTAGTCAGCTCCCTTGGTGAAGTG GGTCTCAAGAGGATAGCTAAGGCTATTGACAGTGCTGGAAGAGAACTTCGTATTGTTGTCAGTGAGCATCTTCAG CCTGCAGTCGAAATTATTTCATTCAGACTTGCAGAACTGAGAGGTCTTGCAAGATGGTGTTCACGATTTCAGAACATTGGGTTAGATGAAAAGCTTATGGATGGTGTAACTGAGAAAGTAGGGATGCTGATTGTGCAAGTCGAGCGCTTTTCTAGGGTTGCAGCTACAGTTCTTTATctg TTTCAAAATTTCTTCAGCTGGGTATTGAAGTGTGTTAAGATATTATTAAGTGAACCAACTGATCAAGTACCACCAGCAAACAG TGAACTTGTGGTGATTTTTCTGAAGTTTCTTCTTGATAAAGATCCAATCAAACAGTTACTCGAAACAGATCAGATATTTGAATGTGATAT AGATACTGCAAGACAAGTTGAGCAGCTAGTAGTTTTCGGAGGATTTACGGACACCCAATTTTTGGAAAGGAGTTTGGCCAAACAATTTAGCGAATTGGAAGAAAG CTTGAAGGAGGCTTTCTTGATGCCATTCACCACCATTTCTTCGCAAATACATTGTCAAGGATTGCTTCCTCTTTACCCTGTTACATCGTCTGAGGCCTTGTCATCAACCTGTACCGCATCGTCAATTTCCTTCTATAAG CAGGATGAAGATTCTCAGCATAGCCCGTGTTCATATAGCTTGACTGACTACATATGCTTCAAGATACCTGATGGATCGTTAAATTTAAGAAATTGCATTGGTGTGATAAAGAACTTCTGCAACTCACGCAGTACCATCAGCACACCATCACTTTCAGGTTTTCTGCTGCGTATGCCTGACGAATATGAGTGTGTTGATCTGTCTCTTTACAAG GACAACCAGGTGGTCTTACTGCTGAGTGGAAAGTTCAGTTCTGAAAGTCCGGGAAGATCTTTGATGGTTATGCTGCAGATAGAAAACTTTCCTTTTTCACAGCTCTCAAGAACACTCCCTACAAATTGTAACAGTCTCCAAGAATTGGTG GCACTGGAACTCCAATTGGACACAGATCATGGAAAAGTTCGTAGCATACCTCACCTTTTGTCTACTCCGCTGGCAGTCAGTG CCTCAAGAGGAGTGGCTTGCATCTTCTCGTCACGGAGGCATGCTTTGGTCTATATCCTtgatgaggatgaggacgagggcgAGGATGAAGATTCTGAGATGGAGTGA